The following proteins are co-located in the Frigidibacter mobilis genome:
- a CDS encoding D-alanine--D-alanine ligase, with product MANVAGMSSRTTPKVAVLMGGPSAEREVSLSSGRECAAALRVAGFEVVELDAGRDLPARLTEIAPDVVFNALHGRWGEDGCVQGMMEWLGLPYTHSGVLASSMAMDKTRAKAAFRAAGLPVVESVLASKAEAMAAHVLPAPYVVKPNNEGSSVGIYIVHADANSPPQLSAEMPETVMVETYAPGRELTCAVLGDRALCVTEIVTSGWYDYHAKYAPGGSTHILPADLPDEITDACLDYALRAHRALGCRGMSRTDLRWDPARGLAGLVLLETNTQPGMTPTSLAPEQAQHQGISFPELCRWLVEDASCNR from the coding sequence ATGGCGAACGTGGCGGGTATGTCGAGCAGGACAACCCCCAAGGTGGCGGTACTGATGGGCGGACCCTCGGCCGAGCGCGAGGTGTCCCTGTCCTCGGGGCGTGAATGCGCAGCCGCACTGCGGGTGGCAGGGTTTGAGGTGGTCGAGCTTGATGCCGGCCGCGACCTTCCCGCACGGCTGACCGAGATTGCCCCCGACGTGGTGTTCAATGCCCTGCATGGCCGCTGGGGCGAAGATGGCTGCGTGCAGGGGATGATGGAATGGCTGGGCCTGCCCTACACGCATTCGGGCGTGCTCGCCTCGTCGATGGCGATGGACAAGACCCGCGCCAAGGCCGCCTTCCGCGCCGCCGGACTGCCGGTGGTGGAGAGCGTGCTGGCGAGCAAGGCCGAGGCGATGGCCGCGCATGTGCTGCCCGCTCCCTATGTGGTCAAGCCCAACAACGAAGGATCGTCCGTTGGCATCTACATCGTTCATGCCGATGCCAATAGCCCGCCGCAGCTGTCGGCCGAGATGCCCGAAACGGTGATGGTCGAGACCTACGCCCCAGGGCGCGAGCTGACCTGCGCGGTGCTGGGAGACCGGGCGCTTTGCGTGACCGAGATCGTGACCTCGGGCTGGTACGACTATCACGCGAAATACGCGCCGGGTGGGTCCACCCATATCCTGCCCGCCGATCTGCCGGACGAGATCACTGATGCCTGCCTCGACTACGCTCTGCGGGCCCATCGCGCGCTTGGCTGCCGCGGCATGTCGCGCACCGATCTGCGGTGGGATCCCGCGCGCGGGCTCGCGGGCCTTGTGCTGTTGGAAACCAACACTCAGCCGGGGATGACGCCGACCTCGCTGGCGCCCGAGCAGGCGCAGCATCAGGGAATCAGCTTCCCCGAGCTGTGCCGCTGGCTGGTGGAGGATGCCTCGTGCAACAGGTAG
- the murB gene encoding UDP-N-acetylmuramate dehydrogenase produces the protein MPVFPDDIPVRGTLTPNRSLADLTWLRVGGPADWLFQPADEEDLAQFLAALGPAVPVFPMGVGSNLIVRDGGLRAVVIRLGRGFNGICVQDGQVTAGAAALDAHVARRSAEAGLDLTFLRTIPGSIGGAVRMNAGCYGSYVADHLISARVITRSGEAVTLSAADLRFGYRQSHLPEGWVLVEATFAAPAGDPETLAARMDEQLARRDASQPVKDRSAGSTFRNPAGFSSTGRADDVHDLKAWKVIDEAGLRGARLGGAQMSEKHPNFLINAGGATAADLEGLGEEVRKKVLQHSGISLEWEIMRIGEP, from the coding sequence ATGCCCGTCTTTCCCGATGACATCCCCGTCCGCGGCACGCTGACGCCGAACCGTTCGCTGGCAGACCTGACATGGCTGCGCGTCGGCGGCCCGGCCGACTGGCTGTTCCAACCTGCGGATGAGGAAGACCTTGCGCAGTTTCTGGCGGCGCTTGGCCCGGCGGTGCCGGTGTTCCCGATGGGCGTGGGGTCCAACCTGATCGTGCGCGATGGCGGGTTGCGCGCGGTGGTGATCCGCCTTGGCCGCGGCTTCAACGGTATCTGCGTGCAGGACGGGCAGGTGACGGCGGGGGCTGCCGCGCTCGATGCCCATGTCGCGCGCCGCAGCGCCGAGGCGGGGCTGGACCTGACCTTCCTGCGCACCATCCCCGGCAGCATCGGCGGCGCGGTGCGGATGAATGCGGGTTGCTATGGCAGCTATGTCGCCGATCACCTGATCTCGGCCCGCGTCATCACCCGCAGCGGCGAGGCCGTGACGCTGTCCGCTGCCGACCTGCGCTTCGGCTATCGCCAGTCGCATCTGCCGGAGGGCTGGGTGCTCGTGGAGGCGACCTTCGCCGCCCCTGCGGGCGATCCCGAAACGCTGGCGGCGCGGATGGACGAACAGCTTGCCCGCCGCGATGCCAGCCAGCCGGTCAAGGACCGCAGCGCCGGATCGACCTTTCGCAACCCCGCCGGGTTTTCGTCGACCGGGCGGGCGGATGACGTGCATGACCTCAAGGCCTGGAAGGTGATCGACGAGGCCGGCCTGCGCGGCGCGCGGCTTGGCGGCGCGCAGATGTCCGAGAAACATCCCAATTTCCTCATCAATGCCGGGGGCGCCACAGCCGCCGATCTGGAGGGCCTGGGCGAGGAGGTGCGCAAAAAGGTTTTGCAGCACTCGGGAATTTCGCTAGAGTGGGAAATCATGCGTATCGGGGAACCGTAA